The following proteins are co-located in the Tiliqua scincoides isolate rTilSci1 chromosome 8, rTilSci1.hap2, whole genome shotgun sequence genome:
- the LOC136658683 gene encoding gamma-aminobutyric acid receptor-associated protein-like 1, translating to MKFQYKEDHPFEYRKKEGEKIRKKYPDRVPVIVEKAPKARVPDLDKRKYLVPSDLTVGQFYFLIRKRIHLRPEDALFFFVNNTIPPTSATMGQLYEDNHEEDYFLYVAYSDESVYGK from the exons ATGAAGTTCCAGTACAAGGAAGATCATCCTTTTGAGTAcaggaaaaaagaaggggagaaaatcaGGAAGAAGTACCCCGACCGGGTGCCT GTTATTGTGGAGAAAGCACCCAAAGCCAGAGTTCCTGatctggacaagaggaagtatCTTGTCCCATCTGATCTTACAG TTGGGCAGTTCTACTTCCTGATCCGAAAGCGAATCCACCTGAGGCCAGAGGATGCACTGTTCTTCTTTGTCAACAACACCATTCCTCCTACCAGTGCTACTATGGGCCAGCTGTATGAG gataACCACGAGGAAGATTATTTTCTCTATGTAGCCTACAGTGATGAAAGTGTGTATGGCAAGTGA